Proteins co-encoded in one Arachis hypogaea cultivar Tifrunner chromosome 11, arahy.Tifrunner.gnm2.J5K5, whole genome shotgun sequence genomic window:
- the LOC112719892 gene encoding uncharacterized protein, with protein sequence MAAAIYSLYIINKSGGLIYYKDYGSAGRMDTNDSLRVASLWHSMHAISQQLSPVSGCSGIELLQADTFDLHCYQSLTGTKFFVVCEPGTQHMESLLKYIYELYTDYVLKNPFYEMEMPIRCELFDINLTQAVQKDRVAFLGR encoded by the exons ATGGCAGCAGCAATTTACAGTCTTTATATCATCAACAAGTCCGGCGGGTTGATCTACTATAAG GATTATGGGTCTGCCGGACGAATGGATACCAATGACAGTTTGAGGGTGGCAAGTTTATGGCATTCAATGCATGCAATCTCTCAGCAATTGTCACCTGTTTCGGGTTGTTCAGGAATTGAACTTCTCCAAGCAGACACATTTGATCTTCATTGCTATCAATCACTGACAG GGACGAAGTTTTTTGTGGTCTGTGAACCTGGAACTCAACACATGGAAAGTTTATTGAAATATATCTATGAATTGTACACTGATTATGTTTTGAAGAATCCTTTCTATGAGATGGAGATGCCCATTCGCTGCGAACTCTTTGACATCAACCTAACACAGGCAGTGCAAAAGGACCGTGTTGCATTTTTGGGGCGCTga